ttttcttaacTAGTGCCTTAAGGGCGCTAAAtagcattctctctctctcccctctctctatttttaataaaatgggaataaaagtttattaaaacGCAGAGAAATAAAGTTCATAGcaaaagcagaaaaaaaaaactaaaatctttAAAGCAGAAAATATCTGTAAAACTCAAAAAGAGAAGGAGTAAGAACAGACCAGTGAAGAAGATGCAGAGCTACTATTTGACAAAATTGCATCAACTGATGATTTAGTAAGTTGACCAGAGTCGGAACTCATCCTACTTCTTCTTGATGAATGGCCGGCTCCCTTTGACTTGTGTGCCTCCGCTGCTTGTTCACACATCTGCAACAAATAGGAAGCCAAAGCAATTATCTCCTATAATTCATTAAAATCGCAGCCAATGACTTCTCAAAATGAATAAGCAAAATTTTGATGTCTTCAAATTGGATGTTTTACAATGGGGaataaagggaaaataaaccTAGGGTACTACTCTACGGTGCAGAGTACTCCTACAAACAATATCAAATACTCTTTAaatagaaattataattattactcAAAAGCCAAATAGTTCAAGGTCTACAGCGATAACCTATATATAGACAGTTGCAAAATGTAAAGATGTGTACTTGATTCAACTTacttttaaagaaagaaaagcttaTTTTTCTAACTTTCTAAGATAACTTTTAAAGAATAGGTGATTATTTCTTCCACCAATAAGGATTACCAGACATGTACAAAATTCCTAAAATTATAATCCCAAATAATAACTACACGGAATGATATGCTATCAATTATCAAATGCAGGTACCAGATTGAGAAGTATACCTGAACTATTGGATCCAGTATAGCAGATATAACTGGACCAAAAGCAGGTTTTTGGCCAGAAGCAGGAACCATCATGCTGTTGTAGTTGTCGATAACTTCAAGAAGTACAGATACCCCTTCCCTCACTGCTGGTGGCGGGGAAAGATCAACAGCAACAAGTGGGGGATACCGCAAAAGCTTTTCCCCTCGaccttttaaaatatcaaaaaatgtTTTCTGAGCAGCATCTTTCAGTGCCCATAGTGTATTACAAAGTGCAGTTTCTCGCCCAAGTAAATCTGAGATCTATAGGACCATgagaaatcataaaaatatattaacataagGAATTACTGCAATCAAGAAagaggaacaaagaccacaactTACAGTGTAGCAGTAAAATTCAAGTGTACTACTGAGTTTGTAGGATACTATAAGACTTGGTTGAGACTGTAAAACTTGTTCAACTCTCAATTTAAACGGTCGACATACTCCTTCAAAAATTCTATCAAGAACAAACATCAAGTCAGATTCTGTCTTCCCAGAGCCATTCTCAGAGTTATTGGAGAATTGCTTCGGACCAGAATCGGTAATTGTATCTGGATCAAGTAATACAGCTACAAGTTCACGTTCAGATGCCAAGGCCTGCATACATACAAAAATAGTATATGATGAACAAATAAGCCATGGCAGAAAAATAGCATTCAGAAGAGCCAAAGTGGCTTCAAGCATTCATCCACAAGGCTTTCATGTCATACCTGATGCAACCAGCCTAGCATATCACCAACATATCGTAGTGGGTCATGAGCATGCACTTCAATTGGTCGAGGCAATCCACCAGGTCCTCCACGTGTAAGAGCACTTATAAATCTTCTAAATAGTGCATTGTGTCTCATATTGGCTACCTGCAAAATTagtaaatcaatatttttttacgcaCAAGCAAAGGATGATAAAGACAATCCAAGTTTCAATTTGACAATAAGAATATTCTTTAGATCTTATTATTGATGAGGTCcactgacaatttttttttatcatagtcACCAATAGATGGTGCAATATAATATGCTTCAGAATACAAAATATCTCAATATTACCTTGGAAGATGGCCAAACTTTAATCCCAAGAAAAACTagaattgtcaattttagaaaaaaGCTTATTAAATCCACGACAGAATTACCTCTTCAGCACAATATTTGAAAAGGACAGATCTTTCCCTTAGGTAGCGCACTGCAGTTTTCAGAAGCTCACTAACTTCAGGATTGTCAGTGTCACCCAATTTTCGACATTCAGCCTGAACCCACCTAGAAATGAATATTATAAGTagttatatatatcataaatctAGTTGATCTCAATACAAAGAAACAACTTGTAAGAGACTTTGAGAAAATACAAGATAGAAAATGTCTATCTTTGACATTTATATCAACAATACATACAGAGATTAAAATTCACACTTCATACTTGTAGTAACTCACACAGAAAAAATACAATGCATGCTCTAGCCATATGAGGCTGAAGTAGATGAATCTTCACCTGCATAGGCGCTCATAAGCTCCTTCTTGATACACAGCCATCATATCCATCAGCTCTAAACCAGCACGCTGCAATGAAATtccttaatttaataaaaaatgaaattttattttaaactgaaAGTAACAGCTAAGAATGGGGCAAACCAGCCAGAAAAAGGCCAATACTAAGTGAAAATTGTGACAGAAAAGCAAACAGCATACAACAAAACAATTATTGACATGAAGAAATAGAAAGACCCAGTTGCTTCGATCATTTATAACTtagagaaatataaatataaaattaataatatttgttaattcTATTTAATTATAGAACATCTTACTGTGCATTTTAAGTTGTCAGTAATGGAAATCTTTGGAACTCGTACAACCAGAACTAGGGTTGATTAAGGATTAATTACTTCAAATTATTGAATAATAGAGAGCATATGCATCCAGGAAACTTTCATTTTTGTTCCAAAGATGTGCACCTCCTTCCTGTTTGCTACACTCATAACATAAATCCTTTTCCACATTCACCTTTGTAACGCTATTACCCACTTTGCAACAACAGCCAGCTAGCAGAACTCTCCCCACTTTAAGTCAAGGATGCAAAATATTGCACAAGAGGATGAAGAGTATTCCCAAGTAAACTCATAATCATATAGGCATTTTGGGTTCAGAATTCAGATTTCAGAAAACAGGGTTTGAATTGCATGCATAATATAGGGGGATAGAGACAGCAAGAAGATTACCTGATGATGTGTCCTAAGCAACACTTTGCAATTGGCATAAATCTCTTGGACATGAGATAATGCcttgaaaaagttttcattcAGCTCTTCTTCTCTAAGTGCATTTATCTACAAATAATCAACAATTAATTGTAAGCAAGAACAAAGTACATGTATTTCATTTAATTCACAAAGCCATAGTTCAAGacataaaacattaatttaaaccTCTTCAGGGGAGAGCTGATAATCACGTAAGAAACATGCTACAATCTCTTGTCTTTGTGTAGTAGTTTCAAGCTCTTGTTTGAGCCTCTCTGTGGTGCCGATAATGTCAGCGGTGCTAGCACTACAACTATTCAAAGCCTTTGCTATCCTGTAAATATAGAACCtaaaattttatcaaagaaTCTACAGACTAGCAAAATAAAGAGTTTATTCTCTTTGAAAGAACAATTagacaatttcaaaattttcaaatgtaACCTTGATATTCTATGAGGCAAAGTTTAAAATCCCAAAACATGAGTCATAAACTAGTGACTATGGAGCTGCACTGCTAAAACCCAAAATTGAGAATCACAGGTTAAAATTCCACATGTAATACAGAAATTGAATCTCTTGATCACAAGCCATACTCAGCTCTAACATGCTTGCTAGCATGGGATGATGGAACTGCCTGCCTTGTacataatttagaaaaaatttcCTAACTATTTCACCCAAATCACCCACTAAAAGCCCAAGAACATCCTATTAAGTGATTGAAAAACAACCTAAATCCGAACCAGAACTCTAGACACACACTACACGATGAGCAAGCtatttttattcctaattaaaattatagctattttttatttatcttctatTCTTCTTCACGTGGAACATTGATTTCTTTGTGCATAAAATGCATATATGCACAAGGCATCagaataataaaactaaaaggaTATAAAAGGTTGAATCCCAGGTCACATAGAAATTATCTCCTCAAAACTGCATTGTTCTCCTTCACCTGCATTTTACAAGCCCTGCCAAGGTAATCTTTGAGCGAATATGTTTACTATGCTTCCAAAGGATACATTATTTACCAGGATggaaaatgattaattatttatcagtAAATTTCACATCATTATCTCATTTCGATTTTTGAATACTTATTTCAGCAGTAATCAGTTACATGGACACAATGCAACTAGCGTCTATATAAGCAATTCCTACAGAAGCAGAAGTGAATGCAACTCAAAATCACTCTACTGAGCTTCAGTCAACTACACTCGGCATCAAAGCATACAGAAATCTAGTCACACGCGCATCAACTTGTTATGATAAACACGCAAACACGAAATGCAACTAAGAAACTCTCTGAAACGTAAATCCAGACCTGTCACAGCACTCAGCGAGCGCATCGACCTCGTTCTCCACGCTATCCAAGGCCTAACAAAGAAAATGCAGAGGGATCAGAACAGCGGAAGCAAGTGAAGTAACAGCGGCGGCGGGGGAAGAGGAATTACCAGCTGCGCGGCGTGGGAAGCGTCGAGGAATTCGCGGTTGATGGAGAGGGCGCGCTTCTCGATGGTGGATCGGAGGTTGCGACGCGCCTGAGGAGTGTTGTCATCGTAGAAGGAAGAGAGCGTGTTGAGCGAAGACAAGAGGTCTGGCGTATCGATCCGAGATTCTAGAACCTTCTTCAGCTTCCGTGACAGACCCGGCGCTAGACCCGCCACCGTCGTTCccatactcttcttcttcttcttcctcttctccgATCTCGATTCAGATCTTTGATCTAACTTGCTTTCTCTGTTTCTAGCAATTTTGTTCGTTAAACCCGGTTCGGGATGCATACCTGTCGTGTCTTGTAAGTTCGGGCTTGATGGACTTGTTTTGGATGTTGACTAGAATTTAACTTGAGGCCCATGTTATTTTCAACCCTCCAGcacttttttctcttctcactTCCTAGTTTTTTTTCTGTTCTACCCCTTTCTTCACaccacctcctcctcctctctctctttgtttaaaatttttcccACAAGTCTTTTCTTTCAAAAGACAATCATTTTGAGACATGTCAGTATACTAAGTATGGACATCTCTCCTAGTTGGAATTTGAACTTTAATTCACCATAGGCTAATGCTTCCTGCACTCCTTTTTTGCCTTCTAGAGAATGGTTCATCTGAATTGTAAAATTACATTCTgaaatgtattttcttttttcgtttttagaATGACTAATtcgaaatttcaaaaaaatattcttaaaaaaatgcaagaagCCACTGGAACTGGGAAGCAACAACCTTCACCATATTGTGAGAGACTACATATTTTACTAGACCCAATCCCAATTGGTCTCACTCACTTTCTTTTAACCCTTTTCTCATCCTTCCACTCCATTCTCTTCTTTCCCATGAAACACTTCCTTCCTTtgcctcttttctttttctcctacTACCATTGTGCCTTtttgtattgtattttttttcacttctcaTTAATTCGAAGGAACtagttttcatcttttatgtaagaagaagaaaaatgaacagTGGAAACTTGTTTCTATTGGAGTATTACtatcaaagaaaaacaaaaacaaaaggtgAGGATTGGAAAGAGTAAAAAGAGGAGTGAGAATAACATGGGCCTCAAGACGATGTATCAGGCCCATGGAGAAAGGAAAATAAGATGGCCGCAACTGTGTTCATATATTTGGTTTTTTAGTGCATCGCAGTTGTGTTGCGATACTTTTTGAGTCCATCATAGGTGTGCTGTtgactttaaaaattatttaaccaaagaaaaaagtttaaaaaatttacaaatcatcattatcattatattattaatactaTACAATTTTTTGTTGGTGAATCATCATACCATACATGGGGTATAGACACGATCACATTTAGCTGTAAAGGTAAACTGAATAAGTACTATATTTTTTAGATCAATGGTTGTAAATTGTAATGTTGTACAAGTACAAATTgtgtctttctcttttctttctcacgAGATATTCGTTCTCCCTTCTCGCATTTGCACTGACTCAGAAAACATGCAATATGACTAGACATATGATcatattttagttttgttttactATTTATCATGGCTACATTCTTGTTTATAAACctttaaattttggtttggaTATAACtagttttgtttataattattgtCACGGTAAGTATAGatagtttttccttcttttggtgAATGGTTAGTACAGAGTTTTTCATGAATCTTTCAATTTCGATATAGATAACTTGACTTTCATAGCTTCATTTATATAGAGACAATAATATACATTAACTGGTTCAAACGCTATGTgagtaaacaaaacaaaaccaaaaaaaaaagtgcacatAAACACAtgaaagttgaaacaatgtGAATAGATTTATATGTATAGAAGAAAGCAATAGAAACTGGTCGTACggtcataaataataattatcccCTGGCCTACCAAGCAAGGGAGCAGGAATTAGTGCTTCTCTAGCTAGTTTGCACAAAATATGGTATCACGTCCTTTAGTTGAGTTTTTTCTacttttatatgatattttatcataaaataaaaatatctttctcAAACTTGATATTGCAAATCATTCTTTAAGCTAGCAGTTtgtctttcttaattattcaattaataaaatatacattgagaatattttattaattagatgGTGAATTCAAGATGATAAGATAAATTACAGATGCATATACtgaaatcaaagagaaagaatttTGAGAATGTGAATTCTATGAGTAGATTTAGCATTGACCTGGTCTAAAGTGAATCCAAAAGATGTCTTCTCGTAGTGCTTTTATTAGCTGACACTCATAATTAGATTTAAAAGGGAACTATATATATCTATTCATCTTTTTTGTTACAGTATAgcatttcttttattgttttcagtACTAGATATCAAGAGCAAGGGGAATCCTTATGAGTCGAATAGAATAGAACTAATGTTATAGTTAAATATTTGATGTACTCCCTtatacatcaattttttttaattatattgtacaattcaaaaataatttataaaatcgcGGTATAGTATATGAATAGACTAAATGTATTGATGATAGCGAAAAGTATAGTAATTAAACACCGAAATCAATttctaaacaaacaaaaaaatactcaaaacaatttagtttttttatgaaagaaaaaaattacaaaacaataGTTTCTAAAGATTACAAATATTGAACACTTTAGTCTTTCCAAtcatttgagaaaatatttttaggcACTAATTTAGATCACTAATATTTTTGTCATGAATTATATACACAGTTCACTTTTTCAAAGACTAATAGATATATggaaattaagaaagaaaaaaagaaaaatatatatatcgaagaactaaaatattttacatttataattttgaaggaTTACAAGACTTTTTCTTTAGTGACTAAAttgatttgaatattttttgttttagaattGAATTAAGTGTTTACTCTTAAAAGAATAGAGCTAGCCTTACGCTTggtaatttcaaaaatttacagtactattatattttaagatCCTAAGGGCACTTGTTAAATCAATAGATagaaaatttgtattaaaattttttgttgagATTGTGGCAAAAACCACAgatcctaataaaaaaaaatatacttttgatTCCTTAATAGGTATTCTTAAGGTACTTGTTAGTTCCttctaaaaaaaagtacttGTTAGTATTTTCctcatatttatattattcGCATTATCAGTTTGTCACTCAGAAAATCAATGTGCGTTAGtccaaatgttaaaaaaaaaattgcattttcaAATCTTAAATACGAAAAAATAAGTGCTGAAGGAGGTAGAATTTAATTTGTTCTCGCAGATgagttcaaaatcatttttaaatatcaagagttctaagataaataaaaaataaaaaatacttagaaATAGTTTAAAGGCCTTGAAAGTTGAGAGTATATAtgaaattaactttaaatttatatttttattatattttaatggcGTTGGCATGCATACGATGTTTTTTATAAGCTATATATCAGGAAAAGCAAAAGCTACTGacaaaaattcaattattgatGCCAAAAGGTTGGTCATGTACGGGGGATTTTTTTTCAGCAAAGGTTTTATTGGGatgatttgaaagaaaaagaaaaacaatccattaataatttttttttaaaaaaaaagggagtaGGAGAActgaattcatttattttttgtacaGAGGGGAACTGAATTTAAATGTTCTTAATAGGGAAGAAGGGTAGTGAAAGTCAATTATTTCTCAGAATCTCTAAATCCAAcgagaaagaaaagagtttaCAGAAAAGTTTGATTCTTTCTTTGCAAGATTGTTATAACTTAACTATGATTTCATGTttgagtttttaaaattatagaaattagtCTCATAATTCTATCCTTGAAgaaaaattcaattggtcaagaagagaaagaaatttataaattatctttagtCTTAATTCTTTAGCAATATAAGACTATTTTATCTCTATCTTGAAACACTCATTTTCGCTTCATTGGTTTTTTTCTATCCATATATGTCAAGCAAAATTAGGGAAATAAccataaaaaggaacaaagaaaatatcatgatgatttagaaaataaatcaatttatagCAATTATGAATCAAGTGTCGTTTCCTCAAAATTAtataaagagaagaaaaaaaatattaaactcgTCTATGATAATGTAtagacattaaatatatatatatatatatatatatatatatatatatatatatatatatatatatatatatatatatatattgaaaaaagtatttcataaacttcataaatattttattacagtacgttatatattattcttttaaaaaaatcctctCTTCCCTTTCTCCTCTTACCTATATATGCCTCTTGTTTCTTCTGTGAAAATTACCATAGAAGTCTGAATAGCATTTAATTTGGGGCAACAGAAATGACTGTATGAGGTTGTCTAGTAGCAAAGCACAAATATATTAGAATTCTTGTATCCATAAAGACCCGTAATTACATTCAACTATAGTAATCTATTACTTAGTAGGGCAAATTAGAAGAATTAAGTTGGAATTAAGCTAAACACGTGTGAATGCAGGTAGCTCCAATGCTTACGTGAGAATGACTGAATGAATAGTGTTTTGTGCtgcacattatatatatatatatatatatatatagacacacacaaCACTGTGCCATATATTGCGCATGCTTTCTAGCGTATCAACTAGCATATTGCTAAGAGGGGCTGCGGTGGATTTATCTATACGGATATTCAATACACACAATCATTCCAATTATCATGTGCTTGTCCACTTTCAACAAATCTAAGATGtacattcaattttaattaacttttgatCTCTCTTTTTCCCTCAAAATCCTCTAGCACAATGACTCACACCTATATCCTATATACGTATCCCATCAACTACTTGATCATCATCATGGCCAGTCTATATCTCTAGATCCGTGAATATATTGTACATCATTTCAGCAATTATGGCTGTGGGGGGCGAAGAATTGAAATCCCCTAACTCCTACAACTCAATTGAGAAAATAATGGAAGAAAGGAAATGAGATGTTAGGAAAAAAGCAAAGGAgagagataataaaaataaaaataaagggaagGAACAAGGGAGACACGCGCGTGTTTTATGTGGGTTTTGCTGTCTGAAAATCTTGCAGTGGCACCTGAGATTTGCCGGTTGCCCTTTCTGTCATTACCTTATTCCACATCATCCCCACTTTCATGCAtgcccctctctctctctctccctctctggGGGGTCTATTTATCAGTGCCAGTGATCCAATTTGGAATCTATCACATGGACCAATGTACAATGTGTGCAAAACATGTGTAGTACAATATAAAATCACATTAAAGTTAATTAACATAACCAAATAAACATGAATAACTGTCACGAGATTATTCAGGTTCATCAATAATCTTAATGAGAGTTATAATTTATAAGGTTGATTTAGtgaaaaacaagaaagagagaaaaaaaactgtaagtttaaattcttttgttaataaaaaataagaataatctTGAATTCaagattttaatatttagttatattaaatatttttaaaaaaatgattttggttGCTTATATTCAATTTCAACGTAATTATCTCCTCATgtaaaatatacatatagtCTAAATAAAAGTTGATTAAATAGGCACATGAAATGATGGTACCTGCTACTCCAACAACACAGGGAACAAATGGGGAAATGGGCACAGGCTACAAACCTATATGATGTACACTGCCTTGCATATATCCTAAAGCTATGGTCAATTACTCAAATTCCTTTCTGCACAGTTTGCCCATGAATCACTTCATGAGTCATCAGGAATCCATTTCTTTCAATTCTCCTAAATTCTGTCCATGATTTCCTATCCTTTGTCCCTCAAAATCTCAAAATACAAACCCAATTCACCAAATGAATTAGCCTGCAATGATCGATCAACACCGCAACCCCCACTAAAATTTCGCTAGCCCTTTTTTCTATATCTAATAAATAATCATTAACTATGGGAAGGCTTGAAGCGAGTTCCAAGTACAGCTCATAATTAAAGATCCATCATAACAACCAAAGTGCATCTTTTTTCGGTAATGCCCCCTTTTGAAACAGCTAATTAACTTTCTACTTGCAACTGCTGTCTTTTTTTCCCCCTCTTCTAACATGACATGCAATGTTGcaaaaacattaattacacCCAACTAGTCAGTTAGTGATCCAAAGTGCTCACAAAGTTGTTAGTCTGATTGTCATCATTGTTTAATAATAATTCCCATCATCTTTTTGACAACATAGAATGCAGTTGGagtaaaagataatataattaatgtcaGTTACAAAGAGAATAGAAAGTGCAGTGCAAGTGCCGCAATCAGTTTCAGCCCGTCATCTCCATTATTAAAGAAAgtggtgatatatatatatagggaagAGCATCCACTTATTTAATATATGGAGATTGATTTAGATTGATATAAATTAtagataattaataaaaaaaattaatcaaagaataaattttaggagaaaattatttagttatatatattatgactCAGATATCCACGACACCCATCATATGGATGTAACCCCATAGAACGATTTTTGTTACAATTTTACCTGTTCTTCATGCGTTGACtttaaaagaaacatatatGGACAATTGGACATGCGTCTCAAACCTAACCGTGACCATAAAGAAACATGCAACTTGCATTCGTCATGTTTTTCCAAGTGTGAGAGCTACTCGTCATTGTTATGGCATATATTGCTTTGAATTATGAGATAAaggaatttattaattaatttatatataggtAGTCTGTTTATGTGTGATGGAACTATAGCTGGTAGATTCATTAAGAAATTAACATGAATAAAGCAATTAATGGGGGGAACTCCAATTGTCACAGACGTGAATGATACCATTTGAATTATCCCTTCCACCAGAAAATTATTCCGTCccaattaaactaatttatcaTCTCTTTACCGAAAACAaactaatttatcatttattattaatatacatgattttgattgaGAAGATACCGGGATTGATTACTTGCCAGCATGCAATCTCAattggttttgtttttgttttcttttctaatgaGTTGTAAACTATCACTAATACATGCAAGGAATTTATCCCATGCGTAATCTCTATTTATAGaataagcaaagaaagaacCGAAAGAGCATGTAAATTAAAGACAAGAGTCCTAGGATTATACTctttctaattattattttcttactgAAATGACTTGATATCATTAGGAAGCATcattaaaaaggttaaaaatatacttttaatagaaaattattctttttcatttttatattatattttgagcACAAAAGTTGACCCCTTATAAAAGAATCTATATATCATGTGGGTCTGGTAAGAAAAAATAACGTAACATTTACACCGTAAAATGATATGAAAATAGAAACACTTTCGGTTCATGACTTGAGATACCTTATTTTACTTATTCCATCTCTCCCTGTTTTTTTATGAGGTCAATAGTATGTTTTTTCTATAAGAGGTAATCTTACTCAAGTTTGATAGAATTATTATGAGTGATaaattttctctttgaagtatTTAATGCAATAGTTGTATATCCAAAATTTAAACTTAGAATCAttgattaaactaaaaaatttagtgtTGATTGATGCATGTGCTTAACAGTTCtctatctaaaaaaaaaactcaaaataaaaggTGTAAATATGAATCATATAATCATATCCTACATGAGTGAATAACATTTAAAATCACGGTATTTGATATATTGttcaaaaagttaattaaaagagaagagtatttataaattatcattagtTTTAACTCCTAATCAATGCAAGACTTTTTTATGTACCAAAACAAATAGCTCACCCCCAAATTAAGGCTTAGGGGATAGAGGGTCTCCCATCTTCTGATTAACGTTTTAATATACATTTGCTACATTGTTAATGGAAGAGGGAGTTTATAACCCTTGGTCTTGATTCTCAATCAATgtaggactttttttttatatataactcaCCCAAATAAGGGGGGTGAGGGCCTCACCACCCATGTACAAGACTTGGATCCTCaatgtttttctttcattatacaagtattttcaaatttaaataaaaatctatacatgaaaataaatttaaaattaaatattttctattaatgatgaatatttttatttttaattaagaataaatcaaagaaaaaaatcttttaaaatgaatagACAAATATGAAATAAACCATTTAAATCAACACATCTTTTTTATTGATcatgtattaaattttttaaaataataatagaatttaaattatcgtaaaaatataatttattttcaaaaaatatatctttaattttgtatagtatattaaaatataaatttaaaattacatttaattacttaaatttaaataataatatttaaaagtatacaagattacagataaaaaataaagttaaatactCAAAGAGAAGTCGTgttgataaataatatattaattttaaaaataacttttattccattattaattattcaaattttaatataagagaaaatagaataaaaacataaaaacttcAAAGTGAAATGTATCATGTTTACACTTTATAAATGGATTGTATATCATCGTAAACTCGAATGTTATGTatacctttctttttctttttcttcttctactaaTAAAAGATGagtcaaaattatattatattttttaaaatgaatattaagatatatttaaatcttgCTCCATATATTGTATTCTAAGGAATTTCAACTAAAGGCTAAAGCAGCCATTTCACTCGTGCACCCACAACTTTAGCATctccctctctttctcttttcttctgatttattgatttgattgataaatattataaatgagaGCACATTTGGTTTTCATTTCGTAGCACAAAGATCATGgtatttatatttgaaaagaaagaagtataaAACT
The nucleotide sequence above comes from Glycine soja cultivar W05 chromosome 11, ASM419377v2, whole genome shotgun sequence. Encoded proteins:
- the LOC114373924 gene encoding conserved oligomeric Golgi complex subunit 6-like yields the protein MHPEPGLTNKIARNRESKLDQRSESRSEKRKKKKKSMGTTVAGLAPGLSRKLKKVLESRIDTPDLLSSLNTLSSFYDDNTPQARRNLRSTIEKRALSINREFLDASHAAQLALDSVENEVDALAECCDRIAKALNSCSASTADIIGTTERLKQELETTTQRQEIVACFLRDYQLSPEEINALREEELNENFFKALSHVQEIYANCKVLLRTHHQRAGLELMDMMAVYQEGAYERLCRWVQAECRKLGDTDNPEVSELLKTAVRYLRERSVLFKYCAEEVANMRHNALFRRFISALTRGGPGGLPRPIEVHAHDPLRYVGDMLGWLHQALASERELVAVLLDPDTITDSGPKQFSNNSENGSGKTESDLMFVLDRIFEGVCRPFKLRVEQVLQSQPSLIVSYKLSSTLEFYCYTISDLLGRETALCNTLWALKDAAQKTFFDILKGRGEKLLRYPPLVAVDLSPPPAVREGVSVLLEVIDNYNSMMVPASGQKPAFGPVISAILDPIVQMCEQAAEAHKSKGAGHSSRRSRMSSDSGQLTKSSVDAILSNSSSASSSLTSETPSKIFLINCLCAIQQPLSGYEAVADYVKRLGAMIDNHLCVLVEKEADAILRRCNLSEKMPHFQNSIHKEGDNEVGTPLAEMEDTSPAVLSECLKALFGLILGSESSLPEFEQMQVPRLRSEATIGVARSLAEAYDLIYKAIMDPKNGYPDPRSLARHPPNQIRTILGI